A window from Fragaria vesca subsp. vesca linkage group LG5, FraVesHawaii_1.0, whole genome shotgun sequence encodes these proteins:
- the LOC101310605 gene encoding uncharacterized protein LOC101310605: MGDSLAELERIQTQILDRTSDLEISFASLLPQTATQNDAVYGGTGARLSAILKSKGVNDFSFKRVASDYYDWPLESRRDAVGAASVQHLCKSIVLVNTQAIPSVVDCSDRNNSKYYVVVVQYAARFNAEAVKNFLYTLNQGKIAKKKFNLRLAPEETSIQLTGFEHNAVTCIGMKTEIPVILDEAIQKLNPDFFWLGGGEVDLKLGIKTSQFINVVKPFIVSCSSALD; the protein is encoded by the exons ATGGGGGACTCACTAGCAGAGCTGGAGCGAATCCAAACCCAAATCCTCGACCGCACTTCAGACCTGGAGATCTCCTTCGCCTCTCTTCTTCCCCAAACCGCCACTCAAAACGACGCCGTCTACGGCGGCACCGGAGCTCGCCTCTCCGCGATTCTCAAATCCAAAGGCGTCAACGACTTCTCTTTTAAGAGAGTCGCCTCCGATTACTACGACTGGCCTCTCGAATCCCGGCGCGACGCCGTCGGAGCCGCCTCCGTCCAACATCTCTGCAAAAGCATTGTTCTG GTTAACACTCAAGCCATTCCTAGTGTGGTTGACTGTAGTGACCGCAACAATTCAAAGTATTACGTTGTGGTCGTTCAG TATGCTGCTAGGTTTAATGCCGAAGCTGTTAAAAACTTCTTGTATACGCTCAACCAAGGCAAAATCGCCAAAAAGAAGTTCAACT TGAGGCTTGCACCTGAGGAGACTTCAATACAATTGACTGGGTTTGAGCACAACGCAGTTACATGTATTGGCATGAAAACAGAAATTCCG GTTATTTTGGATGAAGCAATTCAGAAACTTAATCCTGATTTCTTCTGGTTGGGTGGTGGAGAGGTTGATCTGAAGCTGGGTATCAAAACCTCCCAGTTCATAAATGTTGTTAAACCTTTTATTGTGAGCTGTAGTAGTGCACTTGATTGA
- the LOC101307119 gene encoding uncharacterized protein LOC101307119, giving the protein MTPKIIVLLVLVSCLYMHMYACNAGRVLGFSIEESGSQFHDSVNEDLERVLTKLSETTSMPSSTRRPSMSVQVKNPETVVIHEKADVSKKQGEAASKPTSSSGLDVVTLFTSSQIDQQYQIELKLQGSKRQARSVLGSATQDNDIEEDHDTDSEGSSNEAAIDEDVGVMDYANPHKKPPIHNERP; this is encoded by the exons ATGACTCCGAAAATCATTGTTCTCCTTGTTCTGGTATCATGTCTCTATATGCATATGTATGCATGCAATGCCGGCCGAGTTCTAGGCTTCTCTATTGAGGAAAGTGGCAGCCAATTCCACGATTCTGTTAATGAG GATTTAGAGAGAGTATTGACCAAACTTTCCGAGACCACATCAATGCCATCATCAACTCGGAGGCCTTCCATGTCAGTACAAGTGAAAAACCCTGAAACAGTAGTCATCCACGAGAAGGCTGATGTTTCGAAGAAACAAGGAGAAGCTGCTTCTAAACCAACTTCATCATCAG GACTCGATGTTGTTACATTATTTACTTCTTCTCAGATTGACCAGCAATATCAGATTGAACTGAAG TTACAGGGATCGAAGAGGCAGGCGCGATCGGTACTGGGATCTGCAACACAAGACAATGACATTGAGGAGGATCATGATACAGATTCTGAGGGAAGTTCAAATGAAGCAGCTATTGACGAGGATGTTGGTGTCATGGACTATGCAAACCCTCACAAGAAACCACCCATTCACAATGAAAGGCCCTAG
- the LOC101310120 gene encoding autophagy-related protein 8f-like isoform 1, whose product MAKSYFKQEHDLEKRRAEAARIREKYPDRIPVIVEKAERSDIPNIDKKKYLVPADLTVGQFVYVIRKRIKLSAEKAIFIFVDNVLPPTGAIMSAIYEEKKDEDGFLYVTYSGENTFGSQIPS is encoded by the exons ATGGCAAAGAGTTACTTCAAGCAAGAACATGATCTTG AGAAGAGGAGGGCTGAGGCTGCTAGGATTAGGGAGAAATACCCGGATAGGATTCCG GTGATTGTGGAGAAGGCAGAAAGAAGTGATATCCCAAACATTGATAAGAAAAA GTACCTTGTTCCGGCCGATCTAACTGTAGGACAATTTGTTTATGTCATCCGCAAAAGGATTAAATTAAGTGCAGAAAAGGCAATCTTTATATTTGTGGACAATGTTCTTCCACCAACAG GTGCAATTATGTCTGCCATATATGAAGAGAAGAAGGATGAAGATGGCTTTCTCTACGTCACTTACAGCGGTGAGAACACATTCGGTTCCCAGATCCCAAGTTAG